The following are encoded together in the Bradymonas sediminis genome:
- a CDS encoding methyltransferase, protein MPGVQYAKARGGVMNLPDWKKTSVSPDQSHHLCSGKPLYDKRFDEVLKYHAPGLAPARDASGSYHIDLMGQPVYAERYQRTFGFYDGRASVVSNGRWFHLGEHGEQIYSAHYAWTGNYQEGRCTVRSESGLYSHIDRLGQPVYDAQYHYAGDFRDGVAVVQNEAGHSTHIDRDGALIHARWFADLDVFHKGFARAQDERGWHHINRSGDALYTRRFAEVEPFYNGQARAKRFDGGLEVIDERGERMLELRPGRPTPLQTLSDDMVGFWKTQTIQAGVELGVFDALPANTAEVAQRTELAERRAMRLLYGLWELELVRPDDAERWCLTECGALLGHESPSAMAYASSVWARDHYQKWQRLPDALRAEATSEKSYFKGLSGAQVATYQRAISGYARHDYAHLPETINWREHKHVIDAGGGQGVLLAQLLTAHAHLQGTLLELPQVLGTFESPGEFSGRLRALQANLFEPWPSKADAIVLARVLHDWPDSDALRILKRARQSLHPNGKLYVIEMIRPDDKPDGSLLDLNMLVMTGGRERTHSEWTKLLTDAGFHLLETRNLPSVSDILIGAIK, encoded by the coding sequence ACAAGCGTCTCACCCGACCAATCACATCACCTTTGTTCTGGCAAACCGCTCTACGACAAGCGCTTTGATGAGGTACTCAAATACCATGCTCCTGGACTGGCTCCTGCTCGCGACGCCTCGGGAAGCTATCATATCGACCTGATGGGCCAACCGGTCTATGCCGAACGCTACCAGCGCACCTTCGGCTTCTATGACGGGCGCGCCTCGGTGGTATCCAACGGCCGCTGGTTCCATCTCGGGGAGCACGGCGAGCAGATCTATTCGGCGCATTACGCCTGGACAGGAAACTACCAGGAGGGACGATGCACCGTGCGGTCTGAAAGTGGACTCTATAGCCATATCGATCGCCTGGGCCAGCCCGTTTACGACGCGCAATATCACTACGCCGGCGACTTCCGAGACGGCGTGGCAGTCGTGCAAAACGAGGCCGGCCATAGCACCCATATTGACCGCGACGGCGCGCTGATTCATGCGCGTTGGTTTGCGGACTTGGATGTCTTTCACAAAGGATTTGCCCGCGCTCAAGATGAGCGAGGTTGGCACCATATTAACCGCTCAGGCGACGCGCTCTACACAAGGCGCTTCGCGGAAGTTGAGCCCTTTTATAACGGCCAGGCCCGCGCCAAACGCTTCGATGGCGGGTTGGAGGTTATCGACGAGCGCGGCGAGCGCATGCTTGAGTTGCGCCCCGGCCGGCCAACGCCATTGCAGACGCTCTCCGATGATATGGTCGGGTTCTGGAAGACCCAGACCATCCAAGCTGGCGTTGAGTTGGGCGTATTCGACGCATTGCCGGCAAATACGGCGGAGGTCGCACAACGTACCGAATTGGCTGAGCGTCGTGCGATGCGATTACTTTATGGACTCTGGGAGCTCGAACTGGTGAGGCCAGACGACGCCGAGCGCTGGTGTTTAACCGAGTGTGGTGCGCTTCTTGGCCACGAAAGCCCGAGCGCGATGGCTTATGCGTCGTCAGTTTGGGCGCGCGATCACTACCAAAAGTGGCAGCGCCTGCCCGACGCGCTCCGCGCAGAGGCAACCTCGGAGAAATCCTATTTCAAGGGGCTCTCAGGCGCGCAAGTCGCGACCTACCAACGCGCTATCTCCGGCTACGCGCGCCATGATTACGCGCACCTGCCCGAAACCATAAATTGGCGCGAACATAAGCACGTCATCGACGCCGGTGGCGGGCAAGGTGTGCTCCTGGCACAACTCTTGACGGCTCACGCACATCTGCAAGGCACCCTACTGGAACTGCCCCAGGTGCTAGGCACCTTCGAAAGCCCAGGCGAGTTCTCTGGACGCTTGCGTGCCCTCCAAGCAAATCTCTTCGAGCCCTGGCCAAGCAAAGCAGATGCCATCGTGCTCGCCCGAGTGCTCCACGACTGGCCAGATTCGGACGCCCTTCGGATTCTAAAGCGAGCGCGTCAATCGCTTCATCCCAACGGAAAACTCTATGTCATCGAGATGATACGCCCCGACGACAAACCGGACGGCAGTCTGCTCGACCTCAATATGCTGGTGATGACCGGCGGGCGCGAGCGCACCCACAGCGAATGGACAAAACTCTTAACAGATGCTGGTTTTCACTTATTGGAAACACGCAACTTACCGTCTGTCAGCGATATTTTAATCGGAGCTATAAAATGA
- a CDS encoding histidine phosphatase family protein, with protein sequence MIEYVIPPTLVQSLAAIPTDQPVALLLRHSVRDPIPEGETGNDLPLTDKGVEIARELGEKLKGRLSTLHTSPVRRCVQTAEHLRSGAGINCEIKLDRMLGDPGVFIEDAEVAGQNFHTREYWELIASLVRGEKLIGMRHGPTAARQLTEHMLAQIDGKPGVHIFVTHDYFLATLAAVGLALASDESLAPKFLDGVFIWQDAQIHGRYKSNQGVIKWPTQTQTSPNRICVLEGQNEAG encoded by the coding sequence ATGATCGAATATGTGATTCCGCCAACGCTCGTGCAGAGCCTCGCTGCTATCCCGACCGACCAGCCGGTGGCCCTGCTTCTGCGGCATTCCGTGCGCGACCCCATCCCCGAGGGAGAAACCGGAAACGACCTGCCGCTTACCGATAAAGGCGTTGAGATTGCCCGCGAGTTGGGAGAAAAACTCAAAGGCCGTCTGTCGACGTTGCACACAAGTCCCGTGCGCCGCTGCGTCCAAACCGCTGAACACCTGCGAAGCGGCGCTGGCATCAATTGCGAGATAAAGCTCGATCGAATGCTCGGTGATCCGGGGGTTTTTATCGAAGATGCCGAAGTGGCCGGGCAGAATTTTCATACACGAGAATACTGGGAGCTAATCGCGTCATTGGTTCGTGGAGAGAAGTTGATCGGTATGCGTCACGGCCCAACCGCCGCGCGCCAACTCACCGAGCATATGCTGGCGCAAATAGATGGAAAGCCTGGGGTACACATCTTCGTCACCCACGATTATTTCTTGGCGACCCTCGCCGCTGTCGGTCTCGCACTTGCCAGCGACGAGAGCTTAGCCCCGAAATTTTTAGACGGCGTATTTATCTGGCAGGACGCTCAAATTCACGGGCGCTATAAGAGCAATCAGGGCGTCATCAAGTGGCCGACACAAACGCAGACCTCACCGAATAGAATCTGCGTTCTGGAGGGCCAAAATGAGGCTGGTTGA
- a CDS encoding isoaspartyl peptidase/L-asparaginase — protein MSDIPSLIIHGGAGSSLGDPSRAGRIRDALFAVLDPLYEMLLAGATAKEAVLAGCRMLEDDPLFNAGTGSAIQSDGQIRMSASLMDGASQRFSGVINAMRLAHPIDLAAHLQGERDRVLDGAGALELMRELGVPPHDPLVERRFRRWLDERERGFSKDAVNVVAGEGDDRGQGTIGVVARDTHGRLCAGTSTGGRGFERVGRVSDSATPAGNYADKACAVSATGIGEDILDICLSARLCVRVTDGMSLERALRRTFDECHNQNLRLGAIAIGADGRIGWGKTSDILLAAYRVGDRQGDTISAPVGTYVATLSPLP, from the coding sequence ATGTCTGACATCCCAAGCCTGATCATTCACGGGGGAGCCGGAAGCTCCCTTGGCGATCCGTCGCGCGCCGGCCGGATTCGAGACGCCTTATTTGCGGTGCTCGACCCGCTCTATGAGATGCTCCTGGCCGGGGCAACCGCAAAAGAAGCGGTGCTCGCCGGGTGCCGCATGCTCGAAGATGATCCGCTCTTCAACGCCGGGACCGGCTCGGCCATCCAGTCTGACGGCCAGATCCGCATGAGCGCGTCGCTGATGGACGGCGCCAGCCAGCGCTTTAGCGGGGTGATCAACGCCATGCGGCTGGCCCATCCGATCGACCTCGCCGCGCATCTTCAGGGCGAGCGAGACCGCGTGCTCGACGGCGCCGGGGCGCTTGAGCTGATGAGAGAGTTGGGCGTGCCGCCCCACGACCCGCTCGTCGAGCGGCGGTTTCGCCGGTGGCTGGACGAGCGCGAGCGCGGCTTCTCAAAAGACGCGGTCAATGTGGTCGCAGGCGAAGGAGATGATCGCGGACAGGGGACGATCGGCGTGGTCGCCCGGGATACCCACGGACGTCTATGCGCAGGCACTTCGACCGGCGGGCGCGGGTTCGAGCGCGTCGGGCGCGTCAGCGACTCGGCGACGCCCGCGGGCAATTACGCCGATAAGGCCTGCGCCGTCAGCGCCACCGGCATCGGCGAAGACATCCTCGACATATGCTTGAGCGCTCGCCTGTGCGTCCGCGTGACCGACGGGATGAGCCTCGAGCGGGCGCTGCGCCGAACTTTTGATGAGTGCCACAACCAGAACCTTCGCCTGGGCGCCATCGCCATCGGGGCCGACGGACGCATCGGGTGGGGCAAAACCAGCGATATTTTGCTGGCCGCCTACCGCGTCGGCGACCGGCAGGGTGACACGATCTCGGCGCCTGTTGGAACATATGTTGCGACCCTGTCGCCCTTACCCTAA
- a CDS encoding PLP-dependent cysteine synthase family protein, whose protein sequence is MTTPARTKSILDNIGNTPLVELTSISQDLPVPIYAKCEHMNPGGSIKDRTAISIIDDAEARGVIKPGDTLVEGTAGNTGMGLALVAAARGYRFVCVMPETMSADKRQALATLGAEIVLSKPGPLSSPNNFRNVAQRLADENGWFLTAQFQNQANPRVHELTTGPEILTQMDNNLAAFVCAAGTGGTITGVARSLKAKLPDVKVILADPVGSGLAGWVRDGAPTPNGPYSAEGIGSSTVPDTLDISIIDDALQIPDEEAIAVTKRLVREEGLVVGGSSGVNVAAAIRLAKSGDFDGPIVTVLPDSLDRYYSAEWLKSW, encoded by the coding sequence ATGACGACTCCGGCGCGAACAAAGAGCATTCTCGACAATATTGGCAACACTCCGCTCGTGGAACTCACGAGCATCAGTCAGGATTTGCCGGTCCCCATCTATGCCAAATGTGAGCATATGAACCCCGGCGGGTCGATCAAAGACCGCACGGCTATCTCCATCATCGACGACGCCGAAGCGCGAGGCGTCATCAAGCCCGGCGACACCCTCGTCGAAGGCACCGCCGGCAACACCGGCATGGGACTCGCCCTGGTCGCCGCCGCCCGCGGCTACCGCTTCGTTTGTGTCATGCCCGAGACCATGTCTGCAGATAAGCGACAGGCACTCGCCACGCTCGGCGCCGAGATCGTCTTGAGCAAACCCGGCCCCCTCTCAAGCCCCAACAACTTCCGAAACGTCGCCCAACGCCTGGCCGATGAGAACGGCTGGTTCCTAACCGCTCAATTCCAAAACCAGGCCAACCCCCGCGTTCACGAGCTCACCACCGGCCCCGAGATCCTCACCCAGATGGACAATAACCTGGCCGCGTTTGTCTGCGCCGCCGGCACCGGCGGCACCATCACCGGCGTCGCCCGAAGCCTCAAAGCCAAACTCCCGGACGTCAAAGTCATCCTCGCCGACCCCGTTGGCTCCGGGCTGGCCGGGTGGGTGCGCGACGGCGCCCCGACCCCCAACGGCCCCTACTCCGCCGAGGGCATCGGCTCCTCCACGGTCCCCGACACCCTCGACATCAGCATCATCGACGACGCCCTGCAAATCCCCGACGAAGAAGCCATCGCCGTCACCAAACGCCTGGTCCGCGAAGAAGGACTCGTCGTCGGCGGCTCATCCGGCGTCAACGTCGCCGCGGCCATCCGCCTGGCCAAAAGCGGCGACTTCGACGGCCCCATCGTCACGGTGCTCCCGGATTCACTCGACCGCTATTATAGCGCGGAGTGGCTGAAGAGTTGGTGA
- a CDS encoding NAD-dependent malic enzyme codes for MSKPTDRPVYISYAGPALLDSPLLNKGSAFTPEERIDFNLIGLLPSTVETIKEQVARAYSRYLRCTNDLDRHIFLRGIQDDNETVFYRLLEENLEEMMPIIYTPTVGEACENFSKIYRNYRGIFVSYPDRDRIDDILRSVTKDKVKVIVVTDGERILGLGDQGIGGMGIPIGKLSLYTACGGISPAYTLPILLDVGTDNQVALEDPMYMGWRHPRINDEEYHEFIELFIQALKRRWPNVLLQFEDFALDRAMPIIDRYRDRICSFNDDVQGTAAVCLATLTAACMANDTKLREQRIAFVGAGVAGCGIAEQLISAMQAQGLSEADARQRIYMVDKDGLLTDQSKDLDPTQRRLAHPSSSFDDWPDTSLSSVVAFAKPTILIGVSGQRGLFSKELIETMHANCPHPVIMPLSNPTDRAEATPADILEWTDGQALVATGSPFGPVTRDGKEIRIAQCNNAYIFPGIGLGVVASQATRVTDNMLMAAAVALAEYSPIVRTGERLLLPPITEIQALSKAIAFAVGRQAQVDHVALRSSEKKLKESIERNFWRPRYRNYRRSAV; via the coding sequence ATGAGCAAACCGACCGACCGCCCCGTCTATATCTCCTATGCAGGCCCTGCCCTCCTGGATTCCCCGCTGCTCAATAAAGGCAGCGCCTTTACGCCCGAGGAGCGCATCGACTTCAACCTCATCGGGCTGTTGCCGAGCACGGTCGAGACCATTAAGGAGCAGGTCGCGCGCGCTTATTCTCGCTACCTTCGCTGCACCAACGACCTCGACCGGCATATCTTTTTGCGCGGAATTCAGGACGACAACGAGACCGTCTTTTACCGGCTGCTCGAAGAGAACCTCGAAGAGATGATGCCCATCATCTACACCCCCACGGTCGGCGAAGCCTGCGAAAACTTCTCAAAGATCTACCGCAACTATCGCGGCATCTTCGTCTCCTACCCGGACCGCGACCGGATCGACGATATCCTGCGAAGCGTCACTAAAGATAAAGTCAAAGTCATCGTCGTCACCGACGGTGAGCGCATTCTGGGGCTGGGGGATCAGGGCATCGGCGGGATGGGTATTCCGATCGGGAAGCTCTCGCTCTACACGGCCTGCGGCGGCATCAGCCCGGCCTATACGCTGCCGATCCTTTTGGACGTCGGCACCGATAACCAGGTCGCGCTCGAAGACCCGATGTATATGGGATGGCGCCATCCGCGCATCAATGACGAGGAGTACCACGAGTTTATCGAGCTCTTCATCCAGGCGCTCAAACGCCGCTGGCCCAACGTCTTGCTGCAATTCGAGGACTTCGCCCTGGACCGGGCGATGCCGATCATCGACCGCTACCGCGACCGGATCTGCAGCTTTAATGACGACGTACAGGGCACCGCAGCGGTTTGCCTGGCGACGCTCACTGCCGCCTGCATGGCCAATGACACCAAACTCAGGGAGCAACGCATCGCCTTTGTCGGCGCAGGCGTAGCCGGCTGCGGCATCGCCGAGCAGCTCATCAGCGCCATGCAGGCCCAGGGGTTGAGCGAGGCCGACGCGCGCCAGCGCATCTATATGGTCGACAAAGACGGCCTCTTAACCGACCAATCCAAAGACTTAGACCCAACCCAACGCCGACTCGCCCACCCCTCGAGCAGCTTCGACGATTGGCCCGACACCTCCCTCTCAAGCGTCGTCGCCTTCGCCAAGCCGACGATCCTCATCGGCGTGTCCGGCCAGCGCGGCCTCTTCAGCAAAGAGCTCATCGAGACGATGCACGCAAACTGCCCACACCCGGTCATCATGCCGCTGTCCAACCCGACCGACCGCGCCGAAGCGACCCCCGCCGACATCCTCGAATGGACCGACGGCCAGGCCCTGGTCGCCACCGGAAGCCCCTTCGGACCCGTCACGCGCGACGGCAAAGAAATTCGCATCGCTCAATGCAATAACGCCTATATCTTCCCGGGCATCGGGCTGGGCGTCGTCGCCTCCCAGGCCACCCGCGTCACCGACAATATGCTCATGGCCGCCGCCGTCGCCCTCGCCGAATATTCACCGATCGTACGCACCGGCGAAAGGTTGCTGCTCCCGCCGATCACCGAGATTCAGGCGCTCAGCAAGGCCATCGCATTCGCCGTGGGCCGCCAGGCACAGGTCGACCACGTCGCCCTTCGCTCCAGCGAGAAGAAGCTCAAAGAGTCCATCGAGCGCAATTTCTGGCGGCCGCGCTACCGCAACTACCGGCGCAGCGCGGTTTGA
- a CDS encoding DUF2804 domain-containing protein, with the protein MPRLEKLIQPNGQPVFGVFPDGVEKINYLDYDLRTTMDRKRGPLAKRLGFNQFQFISFASEQLIVGLAIVDLKLISNAFVYLYEPATGAFEEFSFLQPLARKTSMDPAPNGGESTFRKGDARLTIHATPDPGTRRVKVNLAGRVQIDATIDEAAAYNPLAVCSRAGYDGWVFTQKSAAHLCEGRIQWDKRAFDLNEINALAAVDWTAGFMRRETFWNWGSLSCHLPDGRLLGLNLAAGVNETGVTENALWLDGHIIKVDMVDFQFDRYQAEKPWKMRSADGIVDLTFAPRGQRKEKLNVLIMQSNFTQHFGQFYGEIHLPDETISLNGAWGFAEDHFAKW; encoded by the coding sequence ATGCCTCGCCTCGAAAAGCTCATCCAACCCAACGGTCAACCCGTCTTTGGCGTCTTCCCCGACGGAGTCGAGAAGATCAACTACCTCGACTACGACCTGCGCACGACCATGGACCGCAAACGCGGCCCCCTGGCCAAACGCCTGGGGTTTAACCAATTTCAATTCATCAGCTTCGCCAGCGAACAGCTCATCGTGGGCCTCGCGATCGTCGACCTCAAGCTGATCAGCAACGCGTTTGTCTATTTATACGAGCCCGCCACCGGCGCTTTTGAGGAGTTCAGTTTTCTCCAGCCACTTGCCCGAAAGACCTCAATGGACCCCGCGCCCAATGGCGGCGAGAGCACCTTCCGAAAAGGAGACGCTCGCCTCACGATCCACGCCACCCCCGACCCCGGAACCCGTCGCGTCAAGGTGAACCTCGCCGGGCGCGTCCAGATCGACGCGACGATCGACGAAGCCGCTGCCTATAATCCGCTGGCGGTCTGCTCACGCGCCGGATACGACGGCTGGGTATTCACCCAAAAAAGCGCCGCACACCTCTGCGAAGGCCGCATCCAATGGGATAAAAGAGCGTTTGACTTGAATGAAATCAACGCCCTGGCCGCGGTCGATTGGACCGCAGGCTTTATGCGTCGGGAGACGTTTTGGAATTGGGGCAGCCTCTCCTGCCACCTCCCAGATGGCCGACTCCTCGGCCTAAACCTCGCCGCAGGCGTCAACGAAACGGGCGTGACTGAAAACGCCCTGTGGCTCGACGGGCACATCATCAAGGTCGACATGGTGGACTTTCAATTCGACCGATACCAAGCCGAGAAGCCCTGGAAGATGCGCTCGGCCGATGGCATCGTCGACCTCACCTTTGCGCCGCGCGGCCAGCGCAAAGAGAAGCTCAACGTGCTAATTATGCAGTCGAACTTCACCCAACATTTCGGCCAGTTTTACGGTGAGATCCATCTGCCCGATGAGACCATTTCACTCAATGGGGCCTGGGGCTTTGCCGAAGATCATTTCGCGAAGTGGTAG
- a CDS encoding YbgA family protein, whose amino-acid sequence MSQNAQIVTVTPEVKGASEFDEVDGFIVSAGPGAESFAQEVAQHHGPLAMVTDAQLQDDATRRHFLTRVFAFAELRGLKEKPSRAALTDFQRRHKHVLMTYSQQKMRALGAIAADADSSDVQAAYEDYVRTFGEALCDAPTHEAWANAAQHMYGHFKQQIPADEKAEFLDMLADYRAEKIGFEAVLAPIREWCARYEYHYFADQTLLEPYPRELAGWPEGSEGAVD is encoded by the coding sequence TTGTCTCAAAACGCGCAGATTGTGACGGTCACCCCGGAGGTTAAGGGCGCGTCTGAGTTCGATGAGGTCGACGGGTTTATCGTGTCGGCTGGGCCAGGGGCTGAGAGCTTCGCGCAGGAGGTTGCTCAACACCACGGCCCGCTGGCTATGGTGACGGACGCGCAACTCCAAGATGACGCCACTCGCCGCCACTTTTTGACCCGGGTCTTCGCGTTCGCGGAGCTTCGCGGGCTTAAAGAAAAGCCGTCGCGCGCGGCGTTGACCGACTTCCAGCGGCGCCACAAGCATGTGTTGATGACTTATAGCCAGCAGAAGATGCGCGCCCTGGGCGCGATTGCTGCTGACGCTGACTCAAGCGATGTACAAGCGGCCTACGAAGACTACGTGCGCACCTTTGGCGAGGCGCTTTGCGACGCGCCTACTCACGAGGCATGGGCCAACGCCGCACAGCATATGTACGGGCATTTTAAGCAACAGATTCCCGCGGATGAGAAGGCAGAGTTTCTCGATATGCTTGCCGACTATCGCGCCGAAAAGATCGGGTTTGAGGCGGTGCTTGCGCCGATTCGCGAGTGGTGTGCCCGCTACGAATATCATTATTTCGCGGACCAGACGCTTTTGGAGCCCTACCCGCGTGAGTTGGCTGGATGGCCTGAGGGCAGCGAGGGAGCGGTAGATTAA
- a CDS encoding lysophospholipid acyltransferase family protein: MAWSFSAVFTVAMVFAMLLTAGKFPEQITRPMVRFWGRTMLKISGVKLELEGDCSALSRRAPRVFTFNHASTLDLFIVTALYTPGGTAVVKREILYIPFMGWSAYLAGLVLLDRRNRERAIASLEKAGQRIRDEDLSVFISPEGTRTSSRAPSKFKMGAFRMAEVSGADIVPMVIDGAAEVWSRDKIYCKGGTVKVRLLEPIPHADLVQRGARAVAEDLRSRYARDLGVEVPAAKPRDLETEAA; this comes from the coding sequence TTGGCATGGAGTTTCTCCGCCGTTTTTACCGTCGCGATGGTCTTCGCGATGTTGCTCACGGCCGGGAAATTCCCCGAGCAGATAACTCGCCCGATGGTCCGCTTCTGGGGACGCACAATGCTTAAAATTTCCGGAGTGAAGCTGGAATTGGAAGGTGACTGCAGCGCGTTGTCGCGACGCGCACCGCGCGTTTTCACCTTTAACCACGCGTCGACCCTGGATCTCTTTATCGTCACCGCGCTCTACACCCCCGGCGGCACCGCCGTGGTCAAACGAGAAATCCTCTATATTCCGTTCATGGGTTGGTCAGCCTATTTGGCAGGGCTGGTGCTCTTGGACCGGCGAAATCGTGAGCGCGCCATCGCCTCGCTTGAGAAGGCGGGCCAGCGGATACGCGATGAGGACCTGAGCGTCTTCATCTCCCCCGAAGGCACCCGCACCAGCTCCCGGGCGCCATCAAAATTTAAGATGGGCGCGTTTCGCATGGCCGAGGTTTCGGGCGCGGACATCGTTCCAATGGTGATCGACGGAGCCGCCGAGGTGTGGTCCCGCGACAAAATCTATTGCAAGGGCGGCACGGTGAAGGTCCGTCTGCTTGAGCCCATCCCCCACGCCGACCTGGTCCAGCGCGGCGCACGCGCAGTCGCAGAAGATCTTCGCTCCCGCTACGCCCGCGACCTTGGCGTCGAGGTCCCCGCCGCAAAGCCGCGCGACTTGGAGACCGAGGCCGCCTAA
- a CDS encoding site-specific recombinase, with amino-acid sequence MRIKLEEIFQESSGTQAIRRLVDVVRPPKGATPQEIDERLHKLVDILLANRDLRASFDSAIRETLSESRLVHAFAESGILSQAGFFREVHDRVLGHLLPRQVPEDDIRHVIAELFPKKDDWRWVGAASPEAWAELFALTEQQSSWEHPDRDLAGAIQGLALRIGALGIDEELNAKLEDVDSYDSPFLNLAIHAHEFLERHHSDESGNDAFDLLIETVNECRDLIVSLREKRSTYGTSLRLTSVSRRLLQQLDRLERLAHLIHPDSSQDLIACSVRLFIDLLEAEQNAHSVSRLVKESADLLAFQITEQSAKKGQKYISDTRKGYWKFLRAALQGGAIVAPFGLFKFYLSQFPFSLAAQALIYSLNYSVCFVLIYLTGSILATKQPAVTASAIASKMDEATSSEGAIEGVADVIILVWRSQFISFIGNVFAALPVAALIGFVFATWGSAPLADADGARYLLGKIHPFESGALFYAGIAGVALFTAGVIGGAVENRVLYTNLERRIAEHPGLRWLGRGQKKLAVFVSKNTGMLTGNVALGVMLGCAGPIGVILGLPFDIRHIAFSSAEVGLATFTMPQIALTTVGLVALISVFAIGLFNFLVAFVLTMVAGLASRSVTFGQTRVLVGILVRRFLRRPWEWFYPPKEPLYQLSESVSEDEVGGE; translated from the coding sequence ATGCGAATTAAGCTAGAAGAGATCTTTCAGGAGTCATCGGGAACCCAGGCGATACGACGTCTCGTTGATGTGGTGCGCCCACCCAAGGGGGCGACCCCCCAGGAGATCGACGAGCGGCTGCATAAGCTGGTCGATATATTGCTGGCGAACCGTGATTTGCGCGCATCGTTCGATAGCGCGATTCGCGAGACTCTCTCGGAGTCGCGTCTGGTGCATGCGTTTGCCGAGAGCGGGATCTTGTCTCAGGCGGGGTTCTTTCGTGAAGTTCATGACCGGGTGCTCGGCCACCTGCTGCCGCGCCAAGTGCCCGAGGACGATATCCGCCATGTTATCGCGGAGCTGTTTCCGAAAAAGGATGACTGGCGCTGGGTTGGGGCGGCTTCGCCCGAGGCGTGGGCCGAACTCTTCGCCCTCACCGAGCAACAAAGCTCTTGGGAGCACCCCGACCGCGACCTGGCCGGGGCTATTCAGGGGTTGGCTCTGCGCATCGGGGCGCTCGGGATTGACGAGGAGCTCAACGCGAAGTTGGAAGATGTCGATAGCTACGATTCTCCGTTTCTCAACCTCGCCATTCACGCCCATGAGTTTTTGGAGCGCCACCATAGTGATGAGTCGGGTAACGACGCGTTTGACCTGCTGATTGAGACGGTCAACGAGTGTCGCGACCTCATCGTGTCGCTGCGCGAGAAGAGGTCGACCTACGGAACCAGCCTGCGGCTGACGTCGGTGTCGCGGCGCCTCTTGCAGCAATTGGACCGCCTGGAGCGGCTGGCTCATCTGATTCATCCCGATAGCTCCCAGGACCTTATCGCATGCTCGGTGCGGCTATTTATCGACCTGCTGGAAGCCGAGCAGAACGCGCATAGCGTGAGTCGTCTGGTGAAAGAGAGCGCTGATTTGCTGGCGTTTCAGATCACGGAGCAGAGCGCAAAGAAGGGGCAAAAGTATATCTCGGATACCCGGAAAGGGTATTGGAAGTTTTTGCGCGCGGCCCTTCAGGGCGGGGCGATCGTGGCGCCCTTCGGGCTGTTTAAATTCTACCTCTCTCAATTCCCCTTCTCGCTGGCCGCCCAGGCGCTGATTTATAGCCTGAATTACTCGGTGTGTTTCGTGTTGATCTACCTGACCGGGTCGATCCTTGCGACTAAACAGCCGGCGGTCACGGCGTCGGCGATCGCGAGCAAGATGGACGAAGCCACGTCTTCGGAAGGAGCCATCGAGGGCGTCGCGGACGTCATTATCTTGGTCTGGCGCAGCCAGTTTATCTCCTTTATTGGCAATGTCTTCGCAGCCCTGCCGGTGGCTGCGCTGATTGGGTTTGTGTTCGCGACCTGGGGCTCGGCGCCGCTGGCCGATGCGGACGGGGCGCGGTACCTGCTCGGGAAGATCCACCCCTTCGAATCCGGCGCCCTTTTCTACGCGGGCATCGCCGGCGTGGCCCTGTTTACCGCCGGTGTCATCGGCGGGGCTGTCGAGAATCGGGTGCTCTACACCAATCTGGAGAGGCGCATCGCTGAACATCCGGGGTTGCGCTGGTTGGGGCGAGGACAGAAGAAACTGGCGGTCTTCGTCTCCAAAAATACGGGCATGCTGACTGGCAACGTCGCCCTGGGGGTGATGCTCGGGTGCGCCGGGCCCATCGGGGTTATTTTGGGTCTGCCCTTTGATATTCGCCATATCGCGTTCTCTTCGGCGGAGGTGGGCCTGGCGACCTTCACCATGCCCCAGATCGCGCTGACGACCGTGGGCCTGGTGGCCCTGATTAGCGTCTTCGCCATCGGGCTGTTCAACTTCCTCGTCGCCTTCGTCCTCACCATGGTCGCCGGGCTTGCCTCACGCAGCGTGACCTTCGGGCAGACCCGGGTGTTGGTGGGCATTCTCGTGCGTCGTTTTTTGCGGCGCCCGTGGGAGTGGTTTTATCCGCCCAAGGAGCCGCTTTATCAGTTGTCGGAGAGTGTGTCGGAGGATGAGGTGGGAGGGGAGTGA